In bacterium, the genomic window CCTGACCCAGAGGCACCAGTGCGTCCGCCTCTGCGTCGACGACTAGCAGGTGGCTTTCGATCTTGGCGACGTTGCTCTCGTCGAGAGAATAGGCGCGCATCTTCAGCATCAGCTCGGACGGGGTTTCGCCGCCGAACTTCCACTTCCCGTCGTTCAGGAGCCAATTCAACGCAGTGACGCTGTTCGCGATGCCTCGGAGCGCAGTGTCGAAAGCTTCGGGATCCGTGTCCAGAAGCCGCATGAGGTCGGGGGGCAGGCGGCTGGTGACCACCTCGTAGAAGCTCCACATGCCGCTGTTCGCGATGTAGAGCTTGGGCCGATGCTCGAAAGCCGCGGCGCGGGGAATCAGATGGCCTCCGAAGCTCATTCCCAGGACGGCGATGCGATCGGCGTCGACCTCTGCCGTGGAGACGGCATGGTCGATGATTGGCGTCAGGACATTCTCCCAATCCGGACGGAAGCGAAGCCCCTGTGCACGGAGCACCTGGCCCTGGCCGGGACCCTCGACGGTGAGGCAGTGGTAGCCGCGACGGATCGCGGCCATCGCGATCCCGTGGAGTTCCTCCGCCGTCCCGTCGAAGCCCGTCTGCACCACGAGTAGGGGCGCGTTTCCGGTCGCGAGCGGAGATCGGTAGAAGTAGCCCGGAAGGTGGGTCTGCTCGTACGGGACCCGGGCGACCTCGGCCGGGATGGAGAGCAGGTCGATCGCCTTCTTGAACGCATCGGCCCCCGCCTGCGCCGAGCGCAGGGCGCGGGGATCGTCGGGCACCGCGTGCATGTAGAACTCGGCGGCCCGGTAGTAGTTGGACGCGCGCAGAAACGCCTGCCCGGCGCTGATCGCGTGCCCTCTTCGTTCGCTCTCCGCCCCGGCCCCGTATACGCGTTCGGCGGTGAGGTGCCACATGGCGTACCAGCTCTCGATGTCTCCATCGGCGATACGATGGACCGTCGAGAGGACTTCACCGATGTCGGCTCGATTCTCGTATGTCTGCCCCAGCGCGCGAAGCGCCTGACCCGCGAAGCTCTGGTCCTCGAAGCCGAATGCCCGTAGCCACGCCAGGGGCTCACTTTCCGTCTTCATGTCTTCTGCCCTCGTTTCTGGATGATTCAGGA contains:
- a CDS encoding alpha/beta hydrolase, which encodes MKTESEPLAWLRAFGFEDQSFAGQALRALGQTYENRADIGEVLSTVHRIADGDIESWYAMWHLTAERVYGAGAESERRGHAISAGQAFLRASNYYRAAEFYMHAVPDDPRALRSAQAGADAFKKAIDLLSIPAEVARVPYEQTHLPGYFYRSPLATGNAPLLVVQTGFDGTAEELHGIAMAAIRRGYHCLTVEGPGQGQVLRAQGLRFRPDWENVLTPIIDHAVSTAEVDADRIAVLGMSFGGHLIPRAAAFEHRPKLYIANSGMWSFYEVVTSRLPPDLMRLLDTDPEAFDTALRGIANSVTALNWLLNDGKWKFGGETPSELMLKMRAYSLDESNVAKIESHLLVVDAEADALVPLGQAKRLYDAASGPKDWLFFTADESAEAHCQAGAHAVLSERIFDRMDEFFSAANATRPAAPDSKPE